From a region of the Streptomyces tirandamycinicus genome:
- the ileS gene encoding isoleucine--tRNA ligase translates to MTPPQYRQVPAQVDLPALEHAVLDFWRENKVFAKSLEQSEGRPEWVFYEGPPTANGMPGAHHIEARVFKDVFPRFRTMRGYHVARKAGWDCHGLPVELAVEKELGFNGKKDIEAYGIAEFNAKCRESVTRHTDAFAELTTRMGYWVDLDEAYRTMDPEYIESVWWSLKEIFGKGLLVQDHRVAPWCPRCGTGLSDHELAQGYETVVDPSVFVRFPLTSGPLAGEASLLVWTTTPWTLVSNTAVAAHPDVTYVVATNGEEKLVVAEPLLEKVLGVGAPPGPQGPEGGWETTGETFTGSEMERWGYRRPFELVDFPAPAHYVVNAEYVTTDDGTGLVHQSPAFGEDDLKVCRAYGLPVVNPVRPDGTFEEDVPLVGGVFFKKADEALTQDLAARGLLFRHVPYEHSYPHCWRCHTALLYYAQPSWYIRTTAIKDRLLAENEGTNWFPESVKTGRYGDWLHNNIDWALSRNRYWGTPLPIWRCEEDHLTVVGSLAELSELTGEDQSGLDPHRPFIDAVTFDCPQCSATATRVPEVIDAWYDSGSMPFAQWGYPYRNKEIFEKRYPAQFISEAIDQTRGWFYTLMAVGTLVFDKSSYENVVCLGHILAEDGRKMSKHLGNILQPIPLMDQHGADAVRWFMAAGGSPWAARRVGHGTIQEVVRKTLLTYWNTVAFQALYARTSGWAPSAADPAPAERTVLDRWLLSELHALVGQVTQALEAYDTQRAGKLISSFVDDLSNWYVRRSRRRFWQGDAAALRTLHDVVETVTRLMAPLTPFITERVWQDLVVPVTPEAPESVHLATWPEADLAAVDPELSRQMALVRRLVELGRATRAESGVKTRQPLSRALVAAPGFESLPPELHAQITEELNVSALASLTDASAGPAGGGSLVDTTAKANFRALGKRFGKGVQDVAKAVAAADAAGLSLALRSGSAVIEVAGEQVTLSPEEVIITETPREGWSVASDQGATVALDLEITPELRRAGLARDAIRLIQEARKNSGLDVADRIALRWASSDAEVASALTDHSGLIADEVLATDFATGEGDDAYGAPFTDEGLSLTFRLRKA, encoded by the coding sequence ATGACGCCGCCGCAGTACCGCCAGGTACCCGCCCAGGTCGACCTGCCCGCGCTCGAGCACGCCGTGCTCGACTTCTGGCGGGAGAACAAGGTCTTCGCGAAGAGCCTCGAGCAGTCCGAGGGCCGCCCCGAGTGGGTCTTCTACGAGGGCCCGCCCACGGCCAACGGCATGCCCGGCGCCCACCACATCGAGGCCCGCGTCTTCAAGGACGTCTTCCCGCGCTTCCGGACGATGCGGGGCTACCACGTGGCCCGCAAGGCCGGCTGGGACTGCCACGGCCTGCCCGTCGAGCTCGCCGTCGAGAAGGAACTCGGCTTCAACGGCAAGAAGGACATCGAGGCGTACGGCATCGCCGAGTTCAACGCGAAGTGCCGGGAGTCCGTGACCCGCCACACCGACGCCTTCGCCGAGCTGACCACCCGCATGGGCTACTGGGTCGACCTGGACGAGGCGTACCGGACCATGGACCCCGAGTACATCGAGTCCGTGTGGTGGTCCCTGAAGGAGATCTTCGGCAAGGGCCTGCTGGTCCAGGACCACCGCGTCGCCCCCTGGTGCCCGCGCTGCGGCACCGGCCTGTCCGACCACGAGCTGGCCCAGGGCTACGAGACCGTCGTCGACCCGTCCGTCTTCGTCCGCTTCCCGCTGACCTCCGGCCCGCTCGCCGGCGAGGCGTCGCTGCTGGTCTGGACGACGACCCCGTGGACCCTGGTGTCCAACACCGCGGTGGCCGCCCACCCCGACGTCACCTACGTCGTGGCGACGAACGGCGAGGAGAAGCTCGTCGTCGCCGAGCCGCTGCTGGAGAAGGTCCTCGGTGTGGGGGCACCTCCCGGGCCGCAGGGCCCGGAGGGAGGCTGGGAGACCACCGGCGAGACGTTCACCGGCTCCGAGATGGAGCGCTGGGGCTACCGCCGCCCCTTCGAGCTCGTCGACTTCCCGGCGCCCGCGCACTACGTGGTCAACGCCGAGTACGTCACCACGGACGACGGCACCGGTCTGGTCCACCAGTCCCCCGCCTTCGGTGAGGACGACCTCAAGGTCTGCCGCGCCTACGGGCTCCCCGTGGTGAACCCGGTCCGCCCCGACGGCACCTTCGAGGAGGACGTGCCGCTCGTCGGCGGCGTGTTCTTCAAGAAGGCCGACGAGGCCCTCACCCAGGACCTGGCCGCCCGCGGCCTGCTCTTCCGGCACGTCCCGTACGAGCACAGCTACCCGCACTGCTGGCGCTGCCACACGGCACTGCTCTACTACGCGCAGCCGTCGTGGTACATCCGCACCACCGCGATCAAGGACCGGCTGCTCGCGGAGAACGAGGGCACCAACTGGTTCCCGGAGTCGGTGAAGACCGGCCGGTACGGCGACTGGCTCCACAACAACATCGACTGGGCGCTGTCGCGGAACCGCTACTGGGGCACCCCGCTGCCGATCTGGCGCTGCGAGGAGGACCACCTCACCGTCGTGGGCTCGCTCGCCGAGCTGAGCGAGCTCACCGGGGAGGACCAGTCGGGCCTGGACCCGCACCGCCCGTTCATCGACGCGGTCACCTTCGACTGCCCGCAGTGCTCCGCGACGGCGACGCGGGTACCCGAGGTCATCGACGCCTGGTACGACTCGGGGTCCATGCCGTTCGCGCAGTGGGGCTATCCGTACCGGAACAAGGAGATCTTCGAGAAGCGCTACCCGGCGCAGTTCATCTCCGAGGCGATCGACCAGACCCGCGGCTGGTTCTACACGCTGATGGCCGTCGGCACGCTGGTGTTCGACAAGTCGTCGTACGAGAACGTCGTCTGTCTCGGCCACATCCTCGCCGAGGACGGCCGCAAGATGTCCAAGCACCTGGGCAACATCCTGCAGCCGATCCCGCTGATGGACCAGCACGGCGCCGACGCCGTGCGCTGGTTCATGGCCGCCGGCGGCTCGCCGTGGGCGGCCCGCCGGGTGGGGCACGGCACCATCCAGGAGGTCGTGCGCAAGACGCTGCTCACATACTGGAACACGGTGGCCTTCCAGGCGCTGTACGCCCGCACCTCGGGCTGGGCGCCCTCGGCCGCCGACCCGGCACCGGCGGAGCGCACGGTGCTCGACCGCTGGCTGCTCTCGGAGCTCCACGCGCTGGTCGGCCAGGTGACGCAGGCGCTGGAGGCGTACGACACCCAGCGCGCCGGCAAGCTGATCTCGTCCTTCGTGGACGATCTGTCGAACTGGTACGTGCGCCGCTCCCGCCGGCGGTTCTGGCAGGGCGACGCGGCGGCGCTGCGCACCCTCCACGACGTGGTCGAGACCGTGACGCGGCTGATGGCCCCGCTCACCCCGTTCATCACCGAGCGCGTGTGGCAGGACCTCGTGGTCCCGGTGACGCCGGAGGCCCCGGAGTCCGTGCACCTCGCGACCTGGCCGGAGGCCGACCTCGCCGCCGTGGACCCGGAGCTGTCCCGGCAGATGGCGCTGGTCCGCCGGCTGGTGGAGCTGGGCCGTGCGACCCGCGCGGAGTCGGGGGTGAAGACCCGGCAGCCGCTGTCGCGGGCGCTGGTCGCGGCCCCCGGCTTCGAGTCCCTGCCGCCCGAGCTGCACGCGCAGATCACCGAGGAGCTCAACGTCTCCGCCCTGGCGTCGCTGACTGATGCCTCCGCTGGTCCAGCGGGCGGCGGATCCCTCGTCGACACGACGGCGAAGGCGAACTTCCGGGCGCTGGGCAAGCGGTTCGGCAAGGGCGTGCAGGACGTCGCCAAGGCCGTGGCCGCGGCTGACGCGGCGGGGCTGTCGCTGGCGCTGCGCTCCGGTTCGGCCGTGATCGAGGTCGCCGGCGAGCAGGTGACCCTCTCTCCGGAGGAGGTCATCATCACGGAGACGCCCCGCGAGGGCTGGTCGGTCGCCTCCGACCAGGGCGCCACGGTCGCGCTGGATCTGGAGATCACCCCGGAGCTGCGGCGGGCGGGGCTCGCCCGGGACGCGATCCGGCTGATCCAGGAGGCACGCAAGAACAGCGGCCTGGACGTCGCGGACCGCATCGCACTCCGGTGGGCGTCCTCGGACGCCGAGGTCGCCTCGGCGCTCACGGACCACTCCGGGCTGATCGCCGACGAGGTCCTGGCGACGGACTTCGCGACGGGCGAGGGCGACGACGCGTACGGGGCGCCGTTCACGGACGAGGGTCTGTCCCTGACGTTCCGCCTCCGCAAGGCCTGA